One window of the Bradyrhizobium sp. NP1 genome contains the following:
- a CDS encoding undecaprenyl-diphosphate phosphatase produces MMSDAMRAVILGIVEGVTEFLPVSSTGHLLLAERFFNLGEDNFWKSFAILIQLGAILAIVVIYFAKLWRIALGMFSNPDDRRFVIGVLVAFLPAVVIGLIVGKYIKEVLFNPWVVCFSLIVGGAILMWVDQIDHKPHEHDATRFPLLMYLWIGVAQCLAMIPGVSRSGASIVAAMLLGADKRSAAEFSFFLAIPTMIGAFAYDFYKSRADMTIDHLGIIAIGFVVSFITAIIVVKTFLNYVTRHGFTLFAWWRVIVGTLGLIALAMGH; encoded by the coding sequence ATGATGTCAGATGCAATGCGGGCGGTGATTCTCGGCATCGTCGAAGGCGTCACCGAGTTTCTGCCGGTTTCCTCGACCGGCCACCTGCTGCTGGCGGAGCGCTTCTTCAACCTCGGCGAGGACAATTTCTGGAAGAGCTTTGCGATCCTGATCCAGCTCGGCGCGATTCTCGCGATCGTCGTGATCTATTTCGCCAAGCTCTGGCGCATCGCGCTCGGCATGTTTTCCAATCCCGACGATCGCCGCTTCGTGATCGGCGTGCTGGTGGCGTTCCTGCCCGCGGTCGTCATCGGCCTCATTGTCGGAAAATACATCAAGGAAGTTCTGTTCAATCCATGGGTGGTCTGCTTCTCGCTGATCGTCGGCGGCGCCATCCTGATGTGGGTCGACCAGATCGACCACAAGCCGCACGAGCATGACGCGACGAGGTTTCCGCTTCTGATGTATCTGTGGATCGGCGTCGCGCAGTGTCTTGCCATGATCCCCGGCGTGTCGCGTTCCGGCGCCTCCATCGTGGCGGCGATGCTGCTCGGGGCCGACAAGCGGTCGGCGGCCGAATTCTCATTCTTCCTGGCGATCCCGACCATGATTGGCGCTTTCGCCTACGACTTCTACAAAAGCCGTGCCGACATGACGATCGATCATCTCGGCATCATCGCGATCGGTTTCGTGGTGTCCTTCATCACCGCGATCATTGTCGTCAAGACGTTCCTGAACTACGTCACCCGCCACGGCTTCACGCTGTTCGCCTGGTGGCGCGTGATCGTCGGCACGCTCGGCCTGATCGCCCTGGCGATGGGGCACTAG
- a CDS encoding SDR family oxidoreductase — translation MNGNNLAGKRALVTGGARGIGAAIAQALARAGASVMIADILEDAGKASAAEIAKAGVKTGFARLDVADDAQWERAVAATIATLGGYDILINNAGIEITSLVSEVRAEDARRMCDVNIVGTVLGMKHAFRAMRPGGPAGKGGVIVNIASVAATIAFPSIAVYSGTKSAVDRMTRVAAMEAGKLGFGVRVNCIYPGLIPTDMGMQLANDIVGIGLAADINAAVGSVVEQTPLGRLAEVSDIADSAVFLCSNDARFITGIGLPVDGGMGM, via the coding sequence ATGAACGGGAACAATCTCGCCGGCAAAAGGGCGCTGGTCACCGGGGGCGCCCGAGGCATCGGGGCTGCGATCGCGCAGGCGCTGGCGCGTGCCGGCGCATCGGTCATGATCGCCGACATTCTGGAGGATGCCGGGAAGGCGAGCGCTGCTGAAATCGCGAAGGCCGGCGTGAAGACCGGATTCGCCAGGCTCGACGTGGCCGACGACGCGCAATGGGAAAGGGCGGTGGCGGCCACCATCGCCACGCTCGGCGGCTACGACATTCTCATCAACAATGCCGGAATCGAGATCACCTCGCTGGTGAGCGAGGTGAGGGCGGAGGATGCGCGGCGGATGTGCGACGTCAACATCGTCGGCACCGTGCTAGGCATGAAGCACGCGTTCCGCGCGATGCGGCCCGGCGGGCCGGCCGGCAAAGGCGGCGTCATCGTCAACATCGCCTCCGTCGCGGCGACCATCGCCTTTCCGAGCATCGCGGTCTACTCCGGCACCAAATCCGCGGTCGATCGCATGACGCGGGTAGCGGCGATGGAAGCCGGCAAGCTCGGCTTCGGGGTGCGCGTCAACTGCATCTATCCGGGCCTCATCCCGACCGACATGGGAATGCAGCTCGCCAACGACATCGTCGGGATCGGGCTCGCGGCTGATATCAACGCGGCGGTCGGTTCGGTGGTGGAGCAGACCCCGCTCGGCCGGCTTGCCGAGGTCAGCGACATCGCCGATTCCGCGGTGTTCCTGTGCTCGAACGATGCGCGCTTCATCACCGGCATCGGACTGCCGGTTGACGGCGGCATGGGCATGTAA
- the raiA gene encoding ribosome-associated translation inhibitor RaiA, translated as MTLRISGKSISVGEALRGRVNARTEEVLRKYFDGNYSGHITLSKDGFGFRTDCALHLDSGITLEAESNATDAYASADQALLMIEKRLRRYKSRLKDRSARKAYAASAALAEIEAPTLDASSYVIEAPAEGDDEVTGYNPVIIAEATTTLKRMSVSEAVLELDLTGAPCLVFQHGSSGRVNVIYRRADGNVGWVDPPVVDGGA; from the coding sequence ATGACCCTTCGGATTTCTGGCAAGAGCATCAGCGTCGGCGAGGCGCTGCGCGGCCGCGTCAACGCGCGTACCGAGGAAGTCCTGCGCAAGTATTTCGACGGCAACTACTCGGGCCACATCACGCTCAGCAAGGACGGCTTCGGCTTCCGCACCGACTGCGCGCTGCATCTCGATTCGGGCATCACGCTCGAGGCCGAGTCGAACGCGACCGACGCCTATGCCAGCGCCGACCAGGCGCTGCTGATGATCGAGAAGCGGCTGCGCCGCTACAAGAGCCGGCTCAAGGACCGTTCGGCGCGCAAGGCCTATGCGGCCTCGGCTGCGCTTGCCGAGATCGAGGCGCCGACGCTCGACGCGTCGAGCTACGTGATCGAGGCCCCTGCGGAAGGCGATGACGAGGTCACCGGCTACAATCCGGTCATCATTGCGGAAGCCACCACCACGCTGAAGCGGATGTCGGTCAGCGAGGCGGTGCTGGAATTGGACTTGACCGGCGCCCCCTGTCTGGTGTTTCAGCACGGCTCCAGTGGCCGGGTGAACGTCATCTACCGGCGCGCGGACGGCAATGTCGGCTGGGTCGATCCGCCCGTCGTCGATGGCGGCGCGTGA
- the ptsN gene encoding PTS IIA-like nitrogen regulatory protein PtsN gives MTITDLVAPEAILPALKVNSKKQALQELAARAASLSGQNERAVFEVLLQREKLGTTAVGYGVAIPHGKLPKLEKIFGLFARLERPIDFEAMDGQPVDLVFLLLAPEGAGADHLKALARIARLLRDQDIAKKLRASRDAHAIYSVLALPPASAA, from the coding sequence ATGACGATTACCGATCTGGTCGCACCCGAGGCGATTCTCCCGGCGTTGAAGGTCAACAGCAAGAAGCAGGCGCTGCAGGAATTGGCCGCGCGCGCGGCAAGCCTGAGCGGGCAGAACGAGCGGGCGGTCTTCGAGGTGCTGTTGCAGCGCGAGAAGCTCGGCACCACAGCGGTCGGCTACGGCGTCGCCATCCCCCATGGCAAGCTGCCGAAGCTCGAGAAGATCTTCGGCCTGTTCGCGCGGCTCGAGCGCCCGATTGATTTCGAGGCGATGGACGGCCAGCCCGTGGATCTGGTCTTCCTCCTGCTTGCCCCCGAAGGCGCAGGCGCCGATCACCTCAAGGCGCTGGCGCGGATCGCGCGCCTGTTGCGCGACCAGGACATCGCCAAGAAGCTGCGCGCCTCGCGCGACGCGCACGCGATCTATTCGGTGCTGGCGCTGCCGCCGGCAAGCGCGGCCTGA
- the lptB gene encoding LPS export ABC transporter ATP-binding protein, with translation MVDLLGMFRRRPAKQRGRPGFARAPDDITALGDSLGGLLTGPVRDAPPIAREMPGLQPAPVRAEQPQRNEPPRPRAKPPAKPATKGNGAGGPQLLRRPGYLAVHSVEKSFGTRQVVRGVSIYVRRGEAVGLLGPNGAGKTTVFYMITGLIKADRGAIELDGHDVTKLPMYQRARLGIGYLPQEASIFRGLTVEQNIRAVLEVVEPSRKKREHELDSLLDEFNITRLRKSPSIALSGGERRRVEIARALATRPNYMLLDEPFAGIDPIAVGDIQDLVRHLTNRGIGVLITDHNVRETLGLTDRAYIVYAGEILTEGSPEEIVNDPDVRRLYLGEEFRL, from the coding sequence ATGGTGGATCTACTCGGCATGTTCCGTCGGCGCCCCGCCAAACAGCGCGGCCGTCCCGGCTTTGCCCGCGCGCCGGACGACATCACCGCGCTCGGCGATTCCCTGGGCGGCCTGTTGACCGGCCCGGTTCGCGACGCCCCGCCGATCGCGCGCGAGATGCCCGGCCTGCAGCCGGCCCCGGTGCGCGCCGAGCAGCCGCAGCGGAACGAACCGCCGCGACCGCGAGCAAAACCGCCGGCCAAGCCCGCGACGAAGGGCAACGGCGCAGGCGGCCCGCAGCTGCTGCGCCGTCCCGGCTATCTCGCTGTGCATAGCGTGGAAAAAAGTTTTGGCACGCGCCAGGTGGTGCGCGGCGTCAGCATCTATGTTCGCCGCGGCGAGGCCGTTGGCCTCTTGGGCCCCAACGGCGCCGGCAAGACCACCGTGTTCTACATGATCACCGGCCTGATCAAGGCCGATCGCGGCGCGATCGAGCTTGACGGCCATGACGTCACCAAGCTGCCGATGTACCAGCGCGCGCGGCTCGGCATCGGCTATCTGCCGCAGGAAGCCTCGATCTTCCGCGGCCTCACCGTGGAGCAGAACATCCGCGCGGTGCTCGAGGTCGTCGAGCCCTCGCGCAAGAAGCGCGAGCACGAGCTCGATTCGCTGCTCGACGAATTCAACATCACGCGCTTGCGCAAAAGCCCGTCGATCGCGCTGTCCGGCGGCGAGCGGCGCCGTGTCGAGATCGCGCGCGCGCTCGCCACCCGCCCGAACTACATGCTGCTCGACGAGCCTTTCGCCGGCATCGATCCGATCGCGGTCGGCGACATCCAGGACCTGGTGCGCCACCTCACCAACCGCGGCATCGGCGTTCTCATCACCGACCACAATGTGCGGGAAACGCTCGGGCTGACCGACCGCGCCTATATCGTCTATGCCGGCGAAATCCTGACCGAGGGGAGCCCCGAGGAGATCGTCAACGACCCCGACGTGCGGCGGCTGTATCTGGGCGAGGAGTTCCGGCTTTAG
- a CDS encoding TetR/AcrR family transcriptional regulator has translation MARRALSAAERVSEAAEALREEKFNARRIELAEAALETLAELGFARTSLRDIAQNSAFTHGVFHYYFSDKLDLICCCVRHYKAKCVTRYDEVTATAQSRDELMEGFLAKLAATLRDDARMHRLWYDLRAQALFEAAFRKDVTEIDKSLENMVWRVASRYAELGGKQPAVSSSVLYALFDGLFQNYLLKQLSNDPEAVSGLIDEVRRLLPTIC, from the coding sequence ATGGCGCGGCGGGCATTGAGCGCGGCGGAGCGGGTGTCGGAAGCCGCCGAGGCGCTGCGGGAGGAGAAGTTCAACGCGCGTCGCATCGAGCTCGCGGAAGCGGCGCTCGAGACGCTTGCCGAGCTTGGCTTCGCGCGCACGAGCCTGCGCGACATCGCGCAGAACTCCGCGTTCACGCACGGCGTCTTCCACTATTATTTCAGCGACAAGCTCGACCTGATCTGCTGCTGCGTTCGGCACTACAAGGCGAAATGCGTGACGCGGTACGATGAGGTCACCGCAACGGCGCAAAGCCGCGACGAACTGATGGAAGGCTTTCTGGCGAAGCTCGCCGCCACGCTGCGCGATGACGCGCGGATGCATCGGCTGTGGTACGACCTGCGCGCCCAGGCACTGTTCGAGGCTGCCTTCCGCAAGGACGTCACCGAGATCGACAAGAGCCTCGAAAACATGGTCTGGCGCGTTGCATCGCGCTATGCGGAGCTCGGCGGGAAGCAGCCGGCGGTTTCCTCCAGCGTGCTCTATGCGCTGTTCGACGGCCTGTTCCAGAACTATCTGCTAAAGCAGCTGTCGAACGATCCGGAGGCTGTCTCCGGCCTCATCGACGAGGTCAGGCGGCTGCTGCCGACCATCTGCTGA
- a CDS encoding LptA/OstA family protein, whose translation MTTRFQRSGSVRRGMHHAATLACALLIASAAAARGQSAVQGVPNAMQGFSQNRDQPIQIEAASLEMRDKKKEATFSGNVKVVQGDTTMTSKTLVVFYESNSGAAQPAAAPAAKGAKAAPMQSSTPGPGGSSSIKRLEARGNVVVTQKDQVVTGESAVFDTKTNLVTMLGGVVLTQGKNVLRGDRLLVDMTTGVSRVESDSGRVQGLFLPSQNNTPGTPGSTSAGGASGGSSKQKQNQ comes from the coding sequence ATGACCACTCGTTTTCAGCGCAGCGGTTCGGTCCGACGTGGCATGCACCATGCAGCGACGCTCGCCTGCGCGCTTCTGATCGCAAGCGCTGCCGCGGCGCGCGGCCAGAGCGCGGTGCAGGGCGTCCCCAACGCCATGCAGGGCTTTTCGCAGAACCGCGACCAGCCGATCCAGATCGAGGCGGCTTCGCTGGAAATGCGCGACAAGAAAAAGGAAGCGACCTTCTCCGGCAATGTGAAGGTGGTGCAGGGCGACACCACCATGACGTCGAAGACGCTGGTGGTGTTCTACGAATCGAATTCGGGCGCGGCGCAGCCCGCTGCCGCGCCGGCAGCCAAGGGCGCCAAGGCGGCGCCGATGCAGTCCAGCACGCCAGGCCCCGGCGGCAGCTCGTCGATCAAGCGGCTGGAGGCGCGCGGCAATGTGGTCGTGACCCAGAAGGACCAGGTGGTGACGGGCGAAAGTGCCGTGTTCGACACCAAGACCAACCTAGTCACCATGCTCGGCGGTGTGGTGCTGACCCAGGGCAAGAACGTCCTGCGCGGCGACCGCCTGCTGGTCGATATGACGACAGGCGTGTCGCGGGTCGAATCCGATTCGGGGCGGGTTCAGGGCCTGTTCCTGCCCAGCCAGAACAACACCCCCGGGACCCCCGGAAGCACCAGTGCAGGCGGCGCTTCCGGTGGTTCGTCCAAACAAAAGCAAAATCAATAA
- a CDS encoding ribonuclease D, protein MTVRLHRGDLPDLSRYTRSVAIDTETMGLNPHRDRLCVVQLSNGDGSADVVQIPADQRDAPNLKALLANDAITKIFHFARFDIAVLYQTFGVMAQPIYCTKIASRLARTYTDRHGLKDLVRELLNIDLSKQQQSSDWGSDALSDAQLAYAASDVLHLHALRERLDAMLAREGRTELAQACFEFLPTRAKLDLSGWEAEDIFAHS, encoded by the coding sequence ATGACCGTACGCCTGCATCGCGGCGACCTGCCCGATCTCTCCCGCTACACCCGCTCGGTGGCGATCGACACCGAAACGATGGGGCTCAACCCGCATCGCGACCGGCTGTGCGTGGTGCAGTTGTCGAACGGCGACGGCAGTGCCGACGTGGTGCAAATTCCCGCGGATCAGCGCGACGCGCCGAATTTGAAGGCGCTGCTGGCGAACGACGCGATCACCAAGATCTTCCATTTCGCCCGCTTCGATATCGCCGTGCTGTATCAGACCTTCGGCGTGATGGCGCAGCCGATCTATTGCACCAAGATCGCTTCACGCCTGGCGCGCACCTATACCGATCGCCACGGTCTGAAGGACCTCGTGCGCGAGTTGCTCAACATCGATCTTTCCAAGCAGCAGCAGTCGAGCGACTGGGGCAGTGACGCCTTGAGCGACGCGCAGCTCGCCTATGCCGCCTCCGACGTCCTGCATCTGCACGCGCTACGCGAGCGTCTCGACGCGATGCTGGCGCGCGAGGGCCGCACCGAGCTTGCACAGGCCTGCTTCGAGTTCCTGCCGACGCGGGCGAAACTCGACCTGTCGGGCTGGGAGGCCGAGGACATCTTCGCGCATTCATAG
- the lptC gene encoding LPS export ABC transporter periplasmic protein LptC, whose product MSSFGAAVNSVQKPAPQASLEARFALAERHSRLVRILRVAVPAAVIVAMAAVILVSVFNPFRMLIPKLPINMENLVVSGTKITMESPHLSGYTTDRRPYELWAKTATQDITNPDHVELKTLRAKLLTEDQSTVMLDARSGVFDNKQQTMELQKDVFLQTSSGYQAKLNQAFIDMGKGIVTSDDHVDVTLTNGTISADRLRITGGGEVVRFEGNVVMHLDNLGTSDDTSSTTPPQQDAAASAKARSTPAKSTSSK is encoded by the coding sequence ATGTCCTCGTTCGGAGCAGCGGTGAATTCGGTCCAGAAGCCGGCGCCTCAGGCGAGCCTCGAGGCGCGCTTTGCGCTTGCCGAGCGCCACAGCCGGCTGGTGCGGATCCTGCGCGTCGCGGTGCCGGCGGCGGTGATCGTGGCGATGGCCGCGGTGATTTTGGTGTCGGTGTTCAATCCGTTCCGCATGCTGATTCCGAAGCTGCCGATCAACATGGAGAATCTGGTCGTCTCCGGCACCAAGATCACGATGGAATCGCCGCATCTCTCCGGCTACACGACCGACCGGCGACCCTACGAGCTCTGGGCCAAGACCGCGACCCAGGACATCACCAATCCCGACCACGTCGAGCTGAAGACCCTGCGCGCGAAGCTCCTGACGGAGGATCAGTCCACCGTGATGCTGGACGCCCGCAGCGGCGTTTTCGACAACAAGCAGCAGACCATGGAGTTGCAGAAGGACGTGTTCCTGCAGACCTCCAGCGGGTATCAGGCAAAGCTCAACCAGGCCTTCATCGACATGGGCAAGGGCATCGTCACCTCGGACGATCATGTCGACGTCACGCTGACCAACGGCACGATCAGCGCCGATCGGCTCAGGATCACCGGCGGCGGCGAGGTCGTGAGATTCGAGGGTAATGTGGTGATGCATCTGGATAATCTCGGCACGTCCGACGACACCAGCAGCACCACGCCGCCGCAGCAGGACGCTGCGGCATCGGCGAAGGCGCGATCCACCCCGGCCAAATCAACGAGCTCGAAGTGA
- a CDS encoding glutathione S-transferase family protein produces the protein MFTLFHHPFCPHSRFVRLVLGEYGLDLRLVEERSWERREAFLALNPAGTTPVLIEEGRPAIPGAGIIAEYIDETHGGEMADRRLLPTTMAERVEVRRLMAWFNDKFFEESSSPLVTERIYKRFMSEETGGGAPSTDVIRAAKTNVRYHLAYIGWLARTRNFLAGDRLTYADLAAAAHLSAIDYLGDVPWSEDDAAKAWYARVKSRPSFRPLLSEWLAGVPASRTYVDLDF, from the coding sequence ATGTTCACGCTGTTCCACCATCCCTTCTGCCCGCATTCGCGATTCGTCCGGCTCGTGCTCGGCGAATATGGCCTCGACTTGCGGTTGGTCGAGGAGCGGTCCTGGGAACGGCGCGAAGCGTTCCTTGCCCTCAATCCGGCGGGAACCACGCCGGTGCTGATCGAGGAAGGCCGGCCCGCGATCCCCGGCGCGGGGATCATCGCCGAATATATCGACGAGACCCATGGCGGCGAGATGGCCGACCGGCGGCTGTTGCCGACCACCATGGCCGAGCGCGTCGAGGTGCGGCGGCTGATGGCCTGGTTCAACGACAAGTTCTTCGAGGAGTCTTCCAGCCCGCTCGTCACCGAACGCATCTACAAGCGCTTCATGAGCGAGGAGACCGGCGGCGGCGCGCCGTCGACCGACGTGATCCGCGCGGCCAAGACCAATGTGCGCTATCATCTCGCCTATATCGGCTGGCTGGCGCGGACACGGAATTTCCTTGCCGGCGACCGGCTGACCTATGCGGATCTGGCCGCCGCGGCGCATCTGTCGGCGATCGACTATCTGGGCGACGTGCCATGGAGCGAGGACGACGCAGCAAAGGCGTGGTACGCGCGGGTGAAGTCCCGCCCGTCGTTCCGTCCGCTGCTCAGCGAGTGGCTGGCGGGCGTGCCAGCCTCGCGCACCTACGTGGACCTCGACTTCTGA
- the rpoN gene encoding RNA polymerase factor sigma-54 yields MALTQRLEFRQSQSLVMTPQLMQAIKLLQLSNLDLSAFVEEELERNPLLERASDANEPPVAGEAEPAGSAASDEPSDFADGIHSDHGEALNGAGDGFEPTAEEWMNRDLGSRAEIEQTLDTGLDNVFSEEPAEAAARNAQDAAPTTYTEWGGGASNDEEYNLEAFVAAEVTLADHLAEQLAVALSAPAQRMIGQYLIDLVDEAGYLPPDLGQVAERLGAAEQDVDAVLAALQKFDPPGVCARNLSECLANQLRELDRYDPAMQALVEHLDVLAKRDFAALRKLCGVDDDDIADMIAEIRRLDPKPGLKFSTARTQTVVPDVYVRPGADGGWHVELNSDTLPRVLVNQTYYTELSRTIRKDGDKSYFSDCLQNATWLVRALDQRARTILKVATEIVRQQDGFFTHGVAHLRPLNLKAVADAIQMHESTVSRVTANKYMATNRGTFELKYFFTASIASADGGEAHSAEAVRHQIKRLIDAEESTAILSDDTIVERLREGGIDIARRTVAKYREAMRIPSSVQRRREKQSSLLLPT; encoded by the coding sequence ATGGCCCTGACGCAAAGATTGGAGTTCCGCCAGTCGCAGTCGCTGGTGATGACGCCGCAGCTGATGCAGGCGATCAAGCTGCTGCAGCTCTCCAATCTCGACCTCTCGGCTTTCGTGGAAGAGGAACTCGAGCGCAATCCGCTCCTGGAGCGCGCCAGCGACGCCAACGAGCCCCCGGTCGCGGGCGAGGCCGAGCCTGCCGGCTCCGCGGCCTCCGACGAGCCGTCGGACTTTGCCGACGGCATCCACTCCGACCACGGCGAGGCGCTGAACGGGGCCGGTGACGGCTTCGAGCCGACGGCCGAAGAATGGATGAACCGCGATCTCGGCAGCCGCGCCGAGATCGAGCAGACGCTGGACACCGGGCTCGACAACGTCTTTTCCGAGGAGCCGGCCGAGGCTGCGGCGCGCAACGCGCAGGACGCCGCGCCCACCACCTATACCGAATGGGGCGGCGGTGCTTCCAATGACGAGGAATACAACCTCGAGGCTTTCGTCGCCGCCGAGGTGACGCTTGCCGACCATCTTGCCGAGCAGCTTGCGGTGGCGCTGTCCGCGCCGGCCCAGCGCATGATCGGCCAGTACCTGATCGATCTCGTCGACGAGGCCGGCTACCTGCCGCCCGACCTCGGCCAGGTTGCCGAACGGCTCGGTGCTGCGGAGCAGGACGTCGACGCAGTGCTCGCGGCGCTGCAGAAATTCGATCCGCCCGGCGTCTGCGCGCGGAATTTGAGCGAATGCCTCGCCAACCAGCTCCGCGAGCTCGACCGCTACGATCCCGCAATGCAGGCGCTGGTCGAGCATCTCGACGTGCTGGCGAAGCGCGACTTCGCGGCCTTGCGCAAACTATGCGGCGTCGACGACGACGACATCGCCGACATGATCGCCGAGATCCGCAGGCTCGATCCGAAGCCGGGGCTGAAATTCTCGACCGCGCGGACGCAGACCGTGGTGCCCGACGTCTATGTGCGTCCCGGAGCGGACGGCGGCTGGCATGTCGAGCTCAACAGCGACACGTTGCCGCGCGTGCTGGTCAACCAGACCTACTACACGGAGCTGTCCCGGACGATCCGCAAGGACGGCGACAAATCCTATTTCAGCGATTGCCTGCAGAACGCGACCTGGCTGGTGCGCGCGCTCGACCAGCGCGCCCGCACCATCCTCAAGGTGGCGACCGAGATCGTGCGCCAGCAGGACGGTTTCTTCACCCATGGCGTAGCGCATCTGCGCCCGCTCAATCTGAAGGCGGTAGCGGACGCGATCCAGATGCATGAATCGACGGTATCGCGCGTGACCGCCAACAAATACATGGCGACCAACCGCGGCACGTTCGAGCTGAAGTATTTCTTCACCGCCTCGATCGCCTCGGCCGATGGCGGCGAGGCGCATTCGGCGGAAGCGGTGCGGCACCAGATCAAGCGGCTGATCGACGCAGAGGAGTCGACCGCCATCCTGTCCGACGATACCATCGTGGAACGATTGCGCGAGGGCGGCATTGATATCGCCCGCCGGACGGTAGCGAAATATCGCGAGGCCATGCGCATCCCCTCGTCGGTGCAGCGGCGTCGCGAGAAGCAGAGCTCGCTGCTGCTTCCGACCTGA
- a CDS encoding complex I NDUFA9 subunit family protein, with protein sequence MASNLDTLVTVFGGSGFLGRYVVRALCKRDYRVRVAVRRPELAGHLQPLGRVGQIHAVQANVRYPASVEAAMRDARVAVNLVGTLTESGGQTFDAVQAKGAEAVARAAKAAGAGMVHVSAIGADDKSASRYARSKAEGEKAVLAALPQAAILRPSLMFGPEDQFTNRFAALARISPFLPLVGGGATRLQPTYVADVATAVADAVDGKTKPGATYELGGPEVLTMREIMQIILDITDRKRMLLSLPFGLARLQSYFLQFAPGPLKLTPDQVELLRLDNVVSDAARAAGLTLEGLGIAPDSLEAVAPQYLWRFRPAGQFQRRNA encoded by the coding sequence ATGGCTTCGAATCTCGACACCCTGGTCACGGTTTTCGGGGGATCGGGCTTCCTCGGCCGCTATGTGGTCCGCGCGCTCTGCAAGCGCGACTATCGCGTCCGCGTCGCGGTGCGGCGCCCCGAGCTCGCCGGCCACCTGCAGCCGCTCGGCCGGGTCGGCCAGATCCATGCCGTGCAGGCCAATGTGCGCTATCCCGCCTCCGTCGAAGCCGCGATGCGCGATGCCCGTGTTGCCGTCAACCTGGTCGGCACGCTCACCGAGAGCGGCGGGCAGACGTTCGACGCCGTGCAGGCCAAGGGCGCCGAAGCGGTCGCTAGGGCGGCAAAGGCGGCGGGCGCCGGCATGGTGCATGTCTCGGCGATCGGCGCCGACGACAAATCCGCGTCGCGCTACGCCCGCAGCAAGGCGGAAGGCGAGAAGGCCGTGCTGGCAGCGCTGCCGCAGGCCGCCATCCTGCGGCCCTCGCTGATGTTCGGCCCGGAGGACCAGTTCACCAACCGCTTTGCGGCGCTCGCACGGATATCGCCGTTCCTGCCGCTGGTCGGCGGCGGCGCCACCCGCCTGCAGCCGACCTATGTCGCCGACGTCGCAACCGCCGTCGCCGACGCCGTCGACGGCAAGACGAAACCCGGCGCCACTTACGAGCTCGGCGGCCCGGAAGTGCTGACGATGCGCGAGATCATGCAGATCATTCTCGACATTACCGATCGCAAGCGCATGCTGCTGTCGCTGCCGTTCGGCCTCGCCAGGCTCCAGTCCTACTTCCTGCAATTCGCGCCGGGGCCGCTGAAGCTGACGCCGGATCAGGTGGAATTGCTGCGGCTCGACAATGTCGTCTCGGATGCGGCAAGGGCCGCGGGCCTGACGCTCGAGGGCTTGGGCATCGCACCGGACTCGCTCGAGGCCGTCGCCCCGCAATATCTCTGGCGCTTCCGGCCGGCCGGCCAGTTCCAGCGCCGCAACGCCTGA